From the genome of Thermosynechococcus sp. NK55a:
TTTCCCTTTCCCTGCCCTGTGGCCGGCGCTGACGAAATCCATTGCCGCAACGAATGCCCCCGGTGAGCCCCAACGGCGAACCCTAGCGGCTTTGGCCAAGCTCACCTGCCTCGTGAATGCCAGCGATCGCCAAGCTGCCGAGGAATTGACTGCACTCACCTACACCACCGATGAAATTCGCATTGTCCAAGTTCTATGCCGCCTCCTCAGCCACTGGCTAGTCCCCCTCCAACAGCCCCTGAACCGTGAGCAAGCCTTTTATCTATTCCGCGCAGCAGGCAGCTATTTTCCAGCCTTTGTTGCTCTGGCCCTTAGCCGTGGCATCCCCAAAGCGCATCTGGTACCCCTGGTCAGAGGGTGGTTAGACCCTAAGGATGCCATTGCCCATCCCCCCCAGTTGGTGCGAGGTGCTGATCTGGTGGAAGCGTTTCAGGTCTTGCCAGGGCCGCGTGTGGGTGAATTGTTGCGAGCGGTGGAAGCAGCCCAAGCGCGGGGGGAAATTAGCGATCGCCCCCAAGCCCTAGCCTATGTGGCCCAACTCCTCAAGGGGTCAACGGAACCAAGGCCGAGTTAGGAACTCCTTAGAAAAATCTCTTGCCAAAGGGTGTCATAGGCCTTTTGGGTCGCCCCATCGAGGGGAAGCAGGACTTCACTCTTGGCAAAGGCCGTTGGCGTTGCAAAGGGAATATAGCGGCTGAACAGGGTTTCCCTGAGATTCCTGACAAGGGGTGAAGGAGCATGGCTAAACTGACTCAGTTGTTCAGCAACCTGGGGTTGCCACCAGTAGTTCAACCAAGCCAGTGCTGCGGCATTGGGCTCCTGAGGACAGACCCACAGGTCCACCCAAAGGGCTGTGCCACTGGCTGGAAACACTGCCCCGTAGGTCCGGGGATCTTGCTGCAGGAGCGGCAGTAGATCCGTTGACCAACCCACTGCCAATTGCGTGCTGCCGAGCATTAGGGGCTGCAAGTAGGCGTCAGAACTAAAGAAACGACAGCCTTGGCGCAGCTGCTGCAAGCGTTCCCGCAATTTGGGGTGGGTGGTTGGGCCGTTGTAGGATAGCCCCAAGGATTTCAGGGTTAAGCCAATCACTTCGCGGGGGGTATTCAAGAGGCTGTAGTGTCCCTGCACTGCGGGGTGCCATAGAACGTCCCAATCGGTGGGCTGCCAGCCTAAATCCGCAAAGAAATCGCGGCGATAAATGAGGGCGGTTGCCCCCCAGCGATAGGGAAGACCCCAAAAGGCGTCCCCTTGGCTGATGGCTTGGAGAAGTGGCTGCCACGGTTCAGCCCAGTCAAGCCGGTTTTGAATTCGGGTTTTGGAAATAGGGGCGATCTGGTGTTGGCTCATCGCCTGATTTAGCCAAGCGTCCCCGAGACTGAGAACGGCTGACCCTAGGTTGCCGGCTGCAAGGGTATGGGCTAAAGCTTGGGGGGTTTCCTGAAGGCGCAGATGAATACGGACGTCCGCTTGTTGACGAAATCGCTGAATCAGTTGAGGTGGTAAGGATTTGCGCAGCAGATGAACGGTTAGCCCGCTATTGGCACTTGCTTGGCCACCACTGAGGGCGATCGCCCCCAGGGCAAACAACCCCTGACAAAATTGCCGCCGCTGCATTAGCGTTGCCACCGAAAGTGTAATTGACTCGGCTGAGCGGGATCCCCCAGTTGCTCAATGCCGCGATCGTTGGCCACCAAGTGCCGCAGAATCAGGTAAATTCGCTCCAGTTGATCGGGAGCATTGACGGCGCGGGCGATCGCCCCCAAGTCGAGGGGCTCGTCACTTTGTTCTAAAACTTTGACAATCTGGCGTTGCAGTGCCAAGTTTGCCGCCGCTGCTTTTTTCCCAGCTTCCACCCCCGGCTGATGGTAGGCATTGATATTCACCAAGAAGCCATAGAGACCCACCGCTCGCTCGTAGAGGGCAATCAGGGCACCCACTGTTTTGGGGGTCACCTCTGGAATAGTGACCGTCAGAGAGGGGCGATTCTTTTCATAGAGAGCTTGGCGCGTGCCCAGGAGCAGGCCACTGAGGTAATCCCCCGCGGTAATCCCTGGCTCCACATCAATGCTGGGTTCTTGACCATCCCGCAACACTTCAATAAAGGTAACAAAAAAGTTAGGTAGGCCATCCCGCAACTGCTGCACATAGGCGTGTTGATCGGTGGTTCCCTTGTTGCCATAGACGGCAATCCCTTGGTGGACTATGTTGCCGTCGAGATCTTTTTCCTTGCCGAGGGACTCCATGACCAACTGCTGCAAGTAGCGGCTAAACAGCAGCAGACTGTCTTTGTAAGGTAGGACAACCATATCTTTTTCCCCCCGACCCTTGCCTACATGGTGCCAAGCTAAGGCGAGTAGGGCGGCGGGATTTTGGCGGATATTCGGCACACGAGTTGCCTGATCCATTAATTTCGCTCCCGTGAGGAGGTCATCAATGTCAATCCCTTGGAGGGCAGCGGGCAAGAGGCCCACCGTTGAGAGTTCGGAGGTGCGTCCCCCCACCCAGTCAAACATCGGGAAAATGGCGAGCCAACCGTTTGACTCCGCCACTTGGGCAAGGCCACTGCCGGGCATGGTGATGGCCACGGTGTGATCGGCAAAGGCCAGACCGGCGCGTTGGAAGCGGGCTTGGGCTTCTAGCATGCCGTTGCGGGTTTCCGGTGTCCCCCCCGATTTGGAAATGACCAGCACGAGCGTGGTGCGCAGGCGATCGCCCAACTGCGCAAAAACCCGTTCAAAGCCTGCCGGATCGGTGTTGTCCAAAAAATGAATGTTCAAGGGAGGATTCACGGGCGCGAGGGCGGCGGCCACAAACTGCGGACCTAGGGCAGAACCCCCAATGCCAATCGAGAGAATATCCGTAAAGTGACCCCCTTGGGGTGGGGCAATGGCGCCGCTGTGGACTTGCTGGCTAAACTGCTTTACTTGGGCGATCGCAGCGCGGATTTGTGAGCGTAACTCCGGACTAGGGGCTAAGTCTGGATCCCGCAGCCAGTAGTGACCCACCATGCGTCCTTCATCGGGGTTGGCGATCGCCCCCCCTTCCAATTCCGCCATTTGCTGAAAGGCGCGTTCAAAGGCTGGCTCTAGGCGACGAACCCCTTCCGGAGTCAGCCCCATGCGACTGACATCCACATAAAATTCCAGTTCGGGGTGATAGTACAACCACTCTTGGTAATGCTGCCACAGAGCCAACGCATCCATAAAAACATTCCTGCCCTACGATCTCAGCGTACCTCAACAACCGTCCCTTGCTGATTCTAAGTAAGATAGTCCTACTGAGGTCAAAGGTGTGCCCCTTGTAGTTACCGGTCCTCCTCTACCTCAGCAGCTCTCCCTTTGGCCGCACAAAGAGATAGCAATGCCCCAGATTTACGACAACACCAGCCAAGTACTTGCCGATGGGCTGCGCCAGTTCATCGGCAGCGCCCAGTCCTGCGCCTTCTGCGTTGGCTACCTCAACCTACGGGGTTGGGACCAATTGGCCGACCTCGTGGACAAGTTGCCGGGAAGAACAGAAAACGCCGCCTGCCGCGTGCTGGTTGGTATGCACCGTCCCCCCGAAGAAGAAATGAAAGTGCTCGCCAGCCTCAGGCGCGGCGATGAGATAGTGGACGGTCCCACGCTCGCCCGACTCAAGCGCCACATGACCGAAAGCTTCAAGCAGCAACTGGAGTTTGGTGTACCATCGGCCCAAGCCGAACGCACGCTCCGCCAGTTGGCTGCCCAGCTTCGCGCGCGCAAGGTCTTCCTGAAAGCGTTTCTCCGCTATCCGTTGCATGCCAAGCTGTACCTCGTGCGGCGCAACGATCCCGTCACACCCCTCATCGGCTTTGTCGGCAGCAGCAACCTTACCCTGGCCGGCCTGTCGCACCAGGGCGAGTTGAATGTGGATGTCGTCGAACAAGATGCTGCCACGAAATTGCAAGCCTGGTTTGATGAGCGGTGGCAGGATGGATTAGCGATCGACCTGAGTGATACGCTCGCTGAACTCATTGAGAGAAGTTGGGCGCGTACCGATTTGGTTCGCCCGTATCTGCTCTATCTCAAGATCGCCTACCACCTCTCCGAGGAGGCGCGCCAAGGTGAGCGCGAGTTCCGCCTCCCTCGCATTTTCACTGAGAAAGGCACACCGTTGCTCGATTTTCAGGAGCGGGCCGTTTCCCTGGCGGCCCATTATCTCTACCGCCGGGGTGGTGTGTTGCTTGGCGATGTGGTAGGGCTGGGCAAGACGTTGATGGCGACGGCCATTGCCCGCATCTTTCAGGAGGATGACCAGAGCAACACGCTAGTCGTTTGCCCGCCGAAGCTCGCGCCCATGTGGGAGCAGTATCTGCAGACCTACGAAATCCACGGCCGCGTGCTCTCACTCGGCAAAGTCGAAACGTTGGGGCGCGACGACGGGCCGCGCTACCGCCTCCTCATCATTGACGAAAGCCACAACCTGCGGAACCGTAAAAGCAAGCGCTACCGCGCCTTGCGCGACTACATCGAGCGCAACGAGCCACGGGTGCTCTTGCTTACCGCCACACCTTACAACAAACACTTTACCGACCTGGGCAACCAACTGCGGCTTTTTCTGGACGAAAACCAAGACCTGCACGTACGACCCGAACGGTTCTTCCAAGCATGGGCAGCGGATGGAAAAAGCGAAATGGACTTCATCGCGCGCTTCCAAACCTCACCGCACTCATTGCGTGCCTTTGAGCAAAGCCCCTACGCGGAGGACTGGCGCGACCTGATGCGCCTCTTTCTAGTACGACGCACGCGCCAGTTCATCATGAGCCACTACGCGACGTTCGACGAGGAAAAGCAGCGTTACTACGTCCTACTGAACGACAGGCCTGCATACTTTCCGCTGCGCGTGCCCAAGCGTCTCGAGTTCCCCATCCGAGAAAACGATCCCACCGACCAGTACGCACGGCTCTTCCGCGATGATGTCGTGGAGGTCATCGAGCGGCTCACCATCCCTCGCTATGGCCTGGCGCAGTACCTCGTCGATCATGCCGATCGCGATGCGAAAGGCGATGAAAAGCGCATCCTCGATAACCTCAACCGTGCGGGCCGCCGCCTCATCGGCTTTTGCCGGACCAACCTCTTCAAGCGGCTCGAATCGAGTGGCCACAGTTTTCTGCTCTCCGTGCGCCGGCACATCCTGCGCAATCTTGTCACGTTGTATGCGCTCGAACACGGTCTGCACATTCCCATCGGCACGCAGGATGCCGCCATGCTCGATACGGCGGTAAGCGACAGCGACGCCGATGAAGAGTTCGCGGTAACCC
Proteins encoded in this window:
- a CDS encoding extracellular solute-binding protein, with product MQRRQFCQGLFALGAIALSGGQASANSGLTVHLLRKSLPPQLIQRFRQQADVRIHLRLQETPQALAHTLAAGNLGSAVLSLGDAWLNQAMSQHQIAPISKTRIQNRLDWAEPWQPLLQAISQGDAFWGLPYRWGATALIYRRDFFADLGWQPTDWDVLWHPAVQGHYSLLNTPREVIGLTLKSLGLSYNGPTTHPKLRERLQQLRQGCRFFSSDAYLQPLMLGSTQLAVGWSTDLLPLLQQDPRTYGAVFPASGTALWVDLWVCPQEPNAAALAWLNYWWQPQVAEQLSQFSHAPSPLVRNLRETLFSRYIPFATPTAFAKSEVLLPLDGATQKAYDTLWQEIFLRSS
- a CDS encoding glucose-6-phosphate isomerase; protein product: MDALALWQHYQEWLYYHPELEFYVDVSRMGLTPEGVRRLEPAFERAFQQMAELEGGAIANPDEGRMVGHYWLRDPDLAPSPELRSQIRAAIAQVKQFSQQVHSGAIAPPQGGHFTDILSIGIGGSALGPQFVAAALAPVNPPLNIHFLDNTDPAGFERVFAQLGDRLRTTLVLVISKSGGTPETRNGMLEAQARFQRAGLAFADHTVAITMPGSGLAQVAESNGWLAIFPMFDWVGGRTSELSTVGLLPAALQGIDIDDLLTGAKLMDQATRVPNIRQNPAALLALAWHHVGKGRGEKDMVVLPYKDSLLLFSRYLQQLVMESLGKEKDLDGNIVHQGIAVYGNKGTTDQHAYVQQLRDGLPNFFVTFIEVLRDGQEPSIDVEPGITAGDYLSGLLLGTRQALYEKNRPSLTVTIPEVTPKTVGALIALYERAVGLYGFLVNINAYHQPGVEAGKKAAAANLALQRQIVKVLEQSDEPLDLGAIARAVNAPDQLERIYLILRHLVANDRGIEQLGDPAQPSQLHFRWQR
- a CDS encoding helicase-related protein, whose protein sequence is MPQIYDNTSQVLADGLRQFIGSAQSCAFCVGYLNLRGWDQLADLVDKLPGRTENAACRVLVGMHRPPEEEMKVLASLRRGDEIVDGPTLARLKRHMTESFKQQLEFGVPSAQAERTLRQLAAQLRARKVFLKAFLRYPLHAKLYLVRRNDPVTPLIGFVGSSNLTLAGLSHQGELNVDVVEQDAATKLQAWFDERWQDGLAIDLSDTLAELIERSWARTDLVRPYLLYLKIAYHLSEEARQGEREFRLPRIFTEKGTPLLDFQERAVSLAAHYLYRRGGVLLGDVVGLGKTLMATAIARIFQEDDQSNTLVVCPPKLAPMWEQYLQTYEIHGRVLSLGKVETLGRDDGPRYRLLIIDESHNLRNRKSKRYRALRDYIERNEPRVLLLTATPYNKHFTDLGNQLRLFLDENQDLHVRPERFFQAWAADGKSEMDFIARFQTSPHSLRAFEQSPYAEDWRDLMRLFLVRRTRQFIMSHYATFDEEKQRYYVLLNDRPAYFPLRVPKRLEFPIRENDPTDQYARLFRDDVVEVIERLTIPRYGLAQYLVDHADRDAKGDEKRILDNLNRAGRRLIGFCRTNLFKRLESSGHSFLLSVRRHILRNLVTLYALEHGLHIPIGTQDAAMLDTAVSDSDADEEFAVTQENLAATANDSIPEEAALESTSRPFEAFRNRARSIYYTYATQFRNRRNRRNRFDWLDLKFFRPELRQALEEDTTALLGILARIRTWNPNRDAKLEELTRLLTTQHSNDKVLIFTQFADTAQYLKRELSRRGLRDLEVVTNQANDPVALARQFSPSSNGGLRPGEQELRILIATDVLAEGQNLQDAHIIVNYDLPWAIIRLIQRAGRVDRIGQQHDTILVYSFLPAEGVERLIRLRQRLFLRLQQNREVIGTDETFFGEEAANKLRDLYTEKAGTLDDDQADEDIDLASLAFQVWKSASEPDQKEAIALPSIVSATRALPETADPAQHPPGVITYLRYPDGTDVLVRVDERGELVSQSISAIFSAAACAPDEPALPRAVNHHELVARCVGIATEEQTALGGQLGSLRSVRHKLYERLKRYRQQLQAKPTPSSSAILPKLDSVLDRIWRYPLKQAAKEALSRQMHLDITDEALLELVLRRAADENLCEVTTEDDHVPAEPRIICSMGLALASTMPANTGDDKQ